The window ATGACGAGGCGAAGAGCCGATTGAAGATGCTGGAAAAGACTATCACTGAGATGGGCAGGAAAAAGACCAGACTGAAGGATGTCCGTCGGGAGCTCGACGAGGTCGGAGACATGGGAAAGCTCCTGGAGGACCTGAAGAAAAGGCTCGGACAGGGCGAGAAAGAAATCAAAGCGCTCAAGAAGAGGCTCAAGAGGCTCACCTCAGACGAGGAGAAGTACCAGAACACGAGGAGGGGCGTCGAGAGCCTCAAGAAGAGCAAGAGCGAGATCGAAAGGGAAGTGCGAGGCAAGGAAGTCCAGATAGAGAGCCTTCAGAGGAGACTGAGAGAGCTCGAAGAGGAGAAGAAGCAGATGGAAAAGAAGGTGAGGACGCTCGACGAGGGGCGCTCGAATCTGGAGACGTTCGCCATTCTGAAGGATCAGATCTTCCACAAGAAAGGCGTGGCCATGTACGCCATCAACCAGCTCTTGCCAGAGCTCGAAATCGAGACCTCGCAGAACCTCGTTGACCTCACGGACGGACGGTTCACGCGTGTCAGTCTTAAGACCCATGAGGCGAAGAGGGAGTACGGCGTGAGGATCGAAGTGGAGGGCGCCGATGGCAATTGGCACGATGTTGCAGAGTTCAGCGGAGGGGAGAGAACGCAGATAAACGCCGCTCTCAGGTTCGCGATAGCCAAACAGCTGGCCGGCCTTCCACAGGTCGGCCGCACCTACGGCAGGATGAAGACCCTTTTCATCGATGAGGGTGACCTCGGATCCCTTGACACGGAATCGAACAGGGACCTGTTCATTCACAAGCTCTTCAAAATGGGAGAGTTCTTCGACAGGGTCGTCCTGATCACGCATCTTGCGGAGGTGGCGGACAAGTTCCCCGGTAAGATCAGGGTGCACATGACACCGGAGCAGGAGTCGAGGATCGAGGTAGTATCGTAGATGTTATTGGAGGAACTGAGACACCGTATGAGAGAGGTCGCTCTCTATCGCAACAATGGACTGGACGTCATAGAGAGCTGTGAGTTCGTGAACTTCGATCGTTCTCGGACAGTGAGAGAAATGGTCGCGGTCGACGGCTCCTACTCCTTCCTGCTGAACATATCGAGCATGTGGCTCGCAATCGTGAGGGTTGGTGGTCTTGGCTACACCTTCAGGGACGGCGGCTACAGGTTGGTGGACAGCGAGAAACTGGAGGCTCCCATCCTCGTCTCGACGGAAAGGCGCGTGGTCGAGAGGCAGAGCGACCTCCACGTGCAGCTCTTCGAGTCGACGAGGTTGTCAGGAGACCGTCCGCGGGCGATGATGAACGAGTTCAGGCACCACTTGGAGGGGGAGCTCACTCTCCAGATGGCGCGGGAGAGGGAGGGTGCCATCATTGCCGTGGACGGCACGCTTGCGTCATTTCACAAGGAGTCCAATCATCTGCACGAGACCAAGACAGAGTGCGAGAGAAGGGGGAACATACTCGTGGGCATCTCCAAGGACTCGAATTCTCACGCCTTCGGCGGGGTGAGGACAGACGAGGAGCTCCTGAACGGAAAGAACGGGATGGCCTTTGTGAGGGTGCCTAC is drawn from Candidatus Thermoplasmatota archaeon and contains these coding sequences:
- a CDS encoding DNA double-strand break repair nuclease NurA, with translation MREVALYRNNGLDVIESCEFVNFDRSRTVREMVAVDGSYSFLLNISSMWLAIVRVGGLGYTFRDGGYRLVDSEKLEAPILVSTERRVVERQSDLHVQLFESTRLSGDRPRAMMNEFRHHLEGELTLQMAREREGAIIAVDGTLASFHKESNHLHETKTECERRGNILVGISKDSNSHAFGGVRTDEELLNGKNGMAFVRVPTGYEEKHRGFLHGDVYFARLHPDSVKWFRVDVGTFKDDPSFVFSNLAHYAMSGLCPGYPYPLLEAHRFAVTIRQFKDVYEEVLLHLGIEEGMPVEEVIGGLTHVEGERQGAFHEYLDQASRDLR